Within the Mycobacterium gordonae genome, the region TGAATAACTAAGTCATTCGAACGGAGATAGCATCCCAGAGGCCTTACGCGCCACTGGTTTACCGCCCCTGACGCGATTTAGGCATTCGGAAGGACGCGATGAGCGGAGACGACGACCAGCTGAGGATCATCCTCGGCCAGCTGTCACAGGTGTTGGGGATACCGCCGCCGCCGATGATCACGCCCGATCAGTTGGCGACCGGATCTTCGAGCATCAGCCAACTGCTACGCGCCCTCGGCGCCGCGGCTAACGCTGGCGACCCTGGCGACTATGGCGAGGCACTGGCCGGACATGACGAGCGCGAAGCCAAGACGTCCGATGCGCTGGCGAAGTTTCCGGCCAACGAGGAGCAGGCCGCCGCGCAGCTGGCCGGTGTCGGAGGTTCCGGCGATATGAGCCAGATGCTGCAACAGATGCCGCAAATGGCCTCCGGCATCGCCGGGGGCATCGCCGGGGCCCTCGGGGGCGTGCTCCAACCATTGAGCCAAATCCCCCAGCAGCTTGCACAGGCCGGTCAGCAAGCCATGCAGGCAGGGATGGGCATGATGCAGCAAAGCGCAGGCGCGGCCCACGAGGCACCCGAAGAGCTCGTCGGCGCCGAAGGCGACCTGGGTGGCGGAGGTGGTGACTTCTCCGCTGGCGGCGGTGGTGGTGGCAGCGGAGGTGGAGGTATCGAGGGGACCACACCGACGGCGATGCTGGGACCCCCGCCGACGCCCTCGGCCGGCACCGTGCCTGCCTCTTCGCAGGCCGTCACGTCGATGCCGGCGGCCGCACAAGAGTCGGCGCCGGCCCAGCGCGGGGCGATGGGCGCAATGCCGATGATGCCGCCGGGAGGCATGCACGGCGCAGGTGGTGCGAGTGGTGAGACCAAGCCTGACACCAAGCGCATCGTGGGACCGACGGTGAAGAACGGGGCACCCGTGCAGGGACGCATCACTGCGCCGCCGCCTTTGCCGACGGTAACGAAACATGTCGACGGCAAGCCGGTAGCGACTCGACGGATAGCGCTGCCCGAAGTCAAACGAGATGACGAGGTCCGCTGACAAGGTGTTCAGCTAACTCGTCAACGGCGTTTGGCAATGTTCAAGACCTTTAGTCGAGCGTGTGGCAAAGTCTGACTGGCGAATTCTTGCAGGAACGATACTATCCACGCGTGTCGAATGTGCCTCCCCTACAGCCTCCAACACCGCAGTGGCAACCAGCAGCGAGCCGCCCGCCACGCGGGCTGGCGATGGTGTCGGTGGGCATTGCTTTAGTCGCGGTCGGTATCGCCATCGGTGCGTGGTTTCGGCCGCCACCGAAGAACGAGCCTCCTCCGGCGCCGACGTACTCAAGTCAGGAGGTCGCGGATGCGAAGTCGAAGGTGTGCGCTGCTTATGGGCTGGTTCGGAAGGCCCTAGCCGCGACGGGTAGCCGAGATGGCGGAGCAGACCCCACAGCCATTCTCGCGGTCGCGACAAGTTCCCGACAGGCGCTCGAAGTCGGTAGCCGGTACATAAGCTCCACGCTGCAGGAGGCGCCGGCAACTGCGGTTGATCTAGCGGAGTCGGTTCGCAAGCTGGCAGGCCTCTATCAAGCAATCGCCATCAACTACCTGGCGGAGGTCGATGAATCAGAGATAGAGCCGTTACGACGTGCGGCAGAACAGCCTTCTCTAGATATTGACAGGTTGTGCAAGTGAGTGAATTTCCCCCGGGGAAATGGTCGCTACTCATAGTGGGCGAGCAGTGGCCTACGAACCACGACCTCGAGGCACTTCGGCTTGGTCGAGCGAACCGCGACAGAGCCTATATTAGTTATGTGAATTTTGCAGACTTACTCCACAATGCACAATTATCTTCGCTCGCTGACCAACGTGGAATAACAATCGATGATCTCCACCAGTCATTTCAGAGCGGAGAAAGACAAGCCCTCCAATTATCTCAAAAAAATAACGTCAAAAGACGTGCTTACGATACTGCTTACGAAAACATTCTTAATCTTCGAAATGATCTGACCGCTTTGGCCGATGAAGGAAACCGCGCCATAGAAGAGGTTGCCCATTCTGAAGTGCCGGAGCAACTAAAGGTGGCGCAAATCTCCTCACTAATTCAACATTATAGAGCGCTGGCAAGCCTCGCTGCGGCCAAATACGGCAGCAATATTATCGACGCAATGCAAGAGATATTGACCGCCGAAGGCTTAGGTCAGTCAGCTCGCGAATTCGCCCGTGGCAAGGGGGTCGATATTCCCGAACTTTTCAGGCGAAGATACAGCTCAGAGAAATTAGAAAGCGAGGTAAGTACGAGGCTGCGGGAACCTTCAGATATTGCCGGCATCCCAGACAATCAGTCGACTAAACCCAACTCGCCGGCTCCAACACAAGCAGTCGAAAGCAAGAACAGGGGCACCGTCCAGGCCAACCTCAACTCAGGGTCGAACTCTGTTCACATGGAAGCCTATTCGCGTAATCCCAACGTGGGTTCAGAAATTCCCATCAATAGCTCGACGCGACCGCGAATAGGTTCCGCGGCACGGCAATCGCTCGCACAGTTACCTCTGCTAGGTTCTCAAGGCGGTGGGGCTAGTACGCCAGTATCTGTTCCTGATCACCCTAGGATTCCCTCCGCAGCAGCGACCTCTGTGGAAGCGCCTGCACCGCTCGCCCCTTCCAGGGCGGCGCCAATACCCTCAATTTCAGGCGCCCCCACCCCACCCATCTCCCCCACCGAACTCGCTCAAAGCTTCAACAAAGGCATGGAATCTGGCGCGCCATTATCCGCAGCCGCGCATGCCGTGCCATCGACTCCGATAACGTCGACCGAGCCGCCGATTTCCCATGCCGCGCAGACGATCCCAACCCCAACCGTCAATTCGCAGGTGCACGTGCCGGTGACTGATGCTCCGCCGCCAACCCACCATGCACCTCCTCCAGAAGCGCCACCGCCGACCCCGATAGTTGCAGCACCGCAACCTATTTCGCCGCCCCAACCGCCGCAGCCCGTGGGCCCGCTGCCGACTTACGGCTCCGACCTACGCCCACCGCTCTCGACAGCGGTCACCCCGCCGGCGCCAGCGAACACACCGCTACCGCCGCCGGCCACACCCACTTCCGCGCCGGTGACGCCGTCCGCCGGCCAGTCCGCCGCGAATCAGCCCGCAGTCGTACGTCAGACGACCTCGTCCACTCCCCCGTCCCCACCATCGACGCCTGGAACCCAAGCCGTCGCAGCCACTGCGACCGGCGCCGCATTAGGAACAGCTTCGGCCGACAACACCGCGCGAAAACGCTTGCAGCGCCTGGTTACCGCCGTCGCACGCCAGCAGCCTCGCCTGGCCTGGGCGGCCGGAGACCACACAGATAACACCACTCTTCTCGTCACCGATCTGGCAGGCGGCTGGATCCCGCCCGGAATCGAACTGCCGTCAGCGGTGAGCCTGCTTCCGCCGGCACGCCGCTGCGCCGACTTGGAAGCCCTACTCGGCGCCGCCACCGTTACCGCCAGCTACACCCCGCTTCACCATCTGTCCGACGACGGTGATCCGATCCCGACATCGACGCGACCCCGATCAGCCCCCGACGTCAAAGATCTCGGCTGGGAGCTCAGCCAGGCCACTCAATGGCGCGACGGCCTACCTCGGCTGGCCCACACCCTCGCGAAAGCCGCCTCAGCCGGCACCGGCGTTCTGGACTCCGAGATCGACCTGCTGACCGAACACCTCGGGGAAACCAGCAAGAGGGTGCTGGACAGCTATCCCGACAACGTCGACACCCATGACGTGGGCAACTGGCAACTGCTCGCCGCTATCGATGCTTTGGTCGCTGGCGACAAGGCGGCCGCCAATTATCACCTCGCTTGGTTTCTCGCCGCCAAAACTGGCGACCACTGATACCGCATGCGCTATCACGTTCCAGACCCGGTTGGCCCGAGAAATCCCGTGACAGTAGTGACTATTGGGACTTAGCGGGCCCCACGGAGAATCGCTCAGGACACCGGCACTACGACAAGATCGTGCGGCTGATTGTTGACCGACAATGCACCGTCGGCGGTCACCACCACGATGTCCTCGATTCGAGCACCCCAGCGGCCCGGGAAGTAGATGCCGGGCTCGATCGAAAACGCCATACCTGCGGCCAGCGGCAGATCGTTGCCTGCCACGATATAGGGCTCTTCATGCACGGACAGCCCGATCCCATGCCCGGTACGGTGTACGAAATAATCCACAAGGCCCGCTGCGGCCAGTACATCGCGCGCCGCGGCATCCACCTCAGATGCCGACACACCGGGACGGACCGCATCGAACGCCGCGCGTTGCGCTGCCTGCAGAATCGAATACTGCTGCGCAATAAGAGGACTCGGCTCACCGATGCTGTATGTGCGGGTCGAATCCGAGTGATATCCGGGAGCATACGAACCGCCGATGTCGACGACGACGATGTCGCCCTGCGCCAACGCTCGGTCCGAGTAGCCATGGTGCGGGTCTGCGCCATGCGGACCGGATCCGACGATGACAAACGCGACCGAAGAATGCCCCTCTGCGACAATCGCTTCGGAGATATCGGCGGCGACGTCGGCCTCAGTCCTGCCTGGCACCAGGAACCCGGGCACCCGTGCGTGTACCCGGTCAATTGCAGCCCCAGCTGCGCGCAATGCCTCGATCTCAGCCGACTCCTTGACCATCCGCAGCTGACGCAGCACATCGGTCGCCAGCACCGGCATCACGCCCAGCTCGGCAGCCAGCGGCAACAAGTGCAGCGCCGGCATGGAGTCGGTGACGGCCACCGTGACACCAGAGCCACCCGACGCGGCCCCCACCAACGCATAAGGATCTTCCCCGTCGACCCAGTCCCGCACGCGCAGACCCAGTTCAAGGGCCGCCGAGTCCTTCAAAGACGCCAACTCCAGCCGTGGCAGCACCACCGTCGGGTCACCGACAGCAGGCACCACCAGGGCCGTCAACCGCTCAAAAGTCTCCGCGCGTGACCCGAGCAGGTACCGCAGATCGTAGCCCGGTGTAATCACCAAACCAGCCAGGCCGGCCCGGGCAGCCAGCGAAGCGGCAGCACTTAGCCGTCGGGCATACACCGTGGCCTCGAATCGGTCAGCGTCCATGGCAGCCAGGCTAACCGGACGGCCTGGCAGGATTACCGGCATGCCCGCACCCCTGTTGCTGTTGGACGGCGCCAGCATGTGGTTTCGCTCGTACTTCGGGGTTCCGTCCTCGATCAAGGCCCCCGACGGTAGGCCGGTGAACGCCGTCCGCGGGTTCATCGACTCGATGGCCGTGGTGATCACGCAGCACAAGCCGACCAGGCTGGCAGTGTGTCTCGACCTCGACTGGCGCCCCCAGTTCCGGGTCGATCTCATCCCGTCGTACAAGGCGCACCGGGTGGCCGAGGAAGAACCCAACGGTGAGCCCGATGTAGAGGAGGTGCCCGACGACCTCACTCCGCAGGTCGAGATGATCATGGAGTTGCTGGACGCCTTCGGGATCCCGACGGCCGGTGCACCCGGTTTCGAGGCGGACGACGTGCTGGGAACCCTGGCCGCTCAGGAACGCAACGACCCGGTGGTCGTGGTCAGCGGCGATCGGGACCTACTGCAGGTGGTCGCCGACGAACCGGTGCCGGTGAGGGTCCTCTACCTGGGCAGGGGCCTGTCCAAGGCCACATTGTTCGGACCGGCCCAAGTTGCCGAGCAGTACGGGGTGCCCGTCGACAGGGCCGGCGCTGCCTATGCCGAACTCGCGCTGATGCGCGGCGACCCGTCCGACGGTCTGCCGGGCGTGCCCGGCGTCGGCGAAAAGACCGCAGCCACCCTGCTCGCCACGCACGGCTCGCTCGAGCAGATCGTGGCGGCCGCCGAGGATCCGAAGTCGAAGATGGCCAAGGGAATACGGACCAAATTGAAGTCCGCTGCGGACTACATCGAGGCCGCCGGAACTGTGGTGCGAGTGGCCACCGACGCGCCCGTCACCCTTTCCAGACCGACCGACAAGCTCCCGTTGCACGCGGCCAACCCCACGCGTACGGCCGACCTGGCCACCCGGTACGGCGTCGGGTCCTCGATCTCGAGGCTGCAGAAAGCGCTCGACGTCCTGTGACTACTGGGGCCGGCCAACCTCGTACGTGCCCTTGTCGTCCTGGAACGTCACGGTCACGTGCTTGTTCGCGCCGTCAATGCTCACGGTGCAGTCGAAGGTGCCGCCCTTTTTCACCACCGGGTCCGAACCGCCGTTGCATTTGACGTCTTTGACGTTCTTGGCGCCGTAACCGTTGGTCTCGTCAGTGAGGATCGACTGCACATCGGTGTTGGCTTTGTTGACGTTCAGTTTGGTGGTGACGAAGAACCCGGGCACCACGAAACCGAGGACCAGAATGACGATCACGAACAGCAGCGCGATCCCACCGATCACAGCGCCGAGGAACGCCTTGGAACGCTTAGGCCCCTGCGGCGCCGGGGCGTAAGGCTGCTGCGGGTACTGACCTGGCTGACCCGGCTGACCCGGTTGGCCCGGCTGACCGTATTGCGGCGGCTGACCGTACTGGGGCGGCTGACCGTATTGCGGCGGCTGACCGTACTGGGGCGGCTGACCGTACT harbors:
- a CDS encoding DUF5631 domain-containing protein — translated: MNFADLLHNAQLSSLADQRGITIDDLHQSFQSGERQALQLSQKNNVKRRAYDTAYENILNLRNDLTALADEGNRAIEEVAHSEVPEQLKVAQISSLIQHYRALASLAAAKYGSNIIDAMQEILTAEGLGQSAREFARGKGVDIPELFRRRYSSEKLESEVSTRLREPSDIAGIPDNQSTKPNSPAPTQAVESKNRGTVQANLNSGSNSVHMEAYSRNPNVGSEIPINSSTRPRIGSAARQSLAQLPLLGSQGGGASTPVSVPDHPRIPSAAATSVEAPAPLAPSRAAPIPSISGAPTPPISPTELAQSFNKGMESGAPLSAAAHAVPSTPITSTEPPISHAAQTIPTPTVNSQVHVPVTDAPPPTHHAPPPEAPPPTPIVAAPQPISPPQPPQPVGPLPTYGSDLRPPLSTAVTPPAPANTPLPPPATPTSAPVTPSAGQSAANQPAVVRQTTSSTPPSPPSTPGTQAVAATATGAALGTASADNTARKRLQRLVTAVARQQPRLAWAAGDHTDNTTLLVTDLAGGWIPPGIELPSAVSLLPPARRCADLEALLGAATVTASYTPLHHLSDDGDPIPTSTRPRSAPDVKDLGWELSQATQWRDGLPRLAHTLAKAASAGTGVLDSEIDLLTEHLGETSKRVLDSYPDNVDTHDVGNWQLLAAIDALVAGDKAAANYHLAWFLAAKTGDH
- a CDS encoding M24 family metallopeptidase, translated to MDADRFEATVYARRLSAAASLAARAGLAGLVITPGYDLRYLLGSRAETFERLTALVVPAVGDPTVVLPRLELASLKDSAALELGLRVRDWVDGEDPYALVGAASGGSGVTVAVTDSMPALHLLPLAAELGVMPVLATDVLRQLRMVKESAEIEALRAAGAAIDRVHARVPGFLVPGRTEADVAADISEAIVAEGHSSVAFVIVGSGPHGADPHHGYSDRALAQGDIVVVDIGGSYAPGYHSDSTRTYSIGEPSPLIAQQYSILQAAQRAAFDAVRPGVSASEVDAAARDVLAAAGLVDYFVHRTGHGIGLSVHEEPYIVAGNDLPLAAGMAFSIEPGIYFPGRWGARIEDIVVVTADGALSVNNQPHDLVVVPVS
- a CDS encoding 5'-3' exonuclease, whose amino-acid sequence is MPAPLLLLDGASMWFRSYFGVPSSIKAPDGRPVNAVRGFIDSMAVVITQHKPTRLAVCLDLDWRPQFRVDLIPSYKAHRVAEEEPNGEPDVEEVPDDLTPQVEMIMELLDAFGIPTAGAPGFEADDVLGTLAAQERNDPVVVVSGDRDLLQVVADEPVPVRVLYLGRGLSKATLFGPAQVAEQYGVPVDRAGAAYAELALMRGDPSDGLPGVPGVGEKTAATLLATHGSLEQIVAAAEDPKSKMAKGIRTKLKSAADYIEAAGTVVRVATDAPVTLSRPTDKLPLHAANPTRTADLATRYGVGSSISRLQKALDVL
- a CDS encoding DUF4333 domain-containing protein produces the protein MSGPQGPNQSWQPPGGSSDPTMAGSPWQQQPGGQDATWHAQSYPAAEYPGYQQPAEPAYPQQSPGYGSDFGSQATQYGATPQYGQPPQYGQPPQYGQPPQYGQPPQYGQPGQPGQPGQPGQYPQQPYAPAPQGPKRSKAFLGAVIGGIALLFVIVILVLGFVVPGFFVTTKLNVNKANTDVQSILTDETNGYGAKNVKDVKCNGGSDPVVKKGGTFDCTVSIDGANKHVTVTFQDDKGTYEVGRPQ